In Cololabis saira isolate AMF1-May2022 chromosome 1, fColSai1.1, whole genome shotgun sequence, the following proteins share a genomic window:
- the LOC133452972 gene encoding protein asteroid homolog 1-like — protein MGVQGLSSLLDTRREVYQEVQLRRTRLVIDGSNLVCHLYYSSGLDQNCGGEYASFEDLIERFISALRTCEVKPYVVLDGPDPTDRKLETVTMRAENLIQRAHQAAETGKRKGILPQMVKMVFKQTLIRRRVPVAHCFGEADQEVAALAAEWNCPVLSNDGDFFIFDLPAGFLPITHFRWKEVKAGPRSYITCKSYTTSCFCNVFRIQRQLLPTFAALAGNDYVKLKMVNWTQFAPAGSKTSYHLEGLLCWLRDFQQSEDAEEAALGLMGELDTKRREEVRRGLYEGMKEYKPHQSCLKQFFDHRVPPLFQVVHQGSGLVPDWAGLALTQTRLTPNILDVLLLQRMFLGIAVEPRDWPSVYVISRPIRQIMYGLLLGRETSLQVTERDRVDSQLIYVPVRPAFSETSKRLRLSSLHEAELSERLLVLLETLGVIEDSLSLLPTQLKLPVAVTCFWLQMAEPPPDLTLLKALLLGMSMGLLSGTASQMGNHCGAKKLDVGVVYAFNQWQACLKDSVHLNQLLGFPLLEPEIARLYQGTTVHQLVDRMRSGERPEAILMNDRTSVEQYQSMLSVVQLHTHRAPAARENQQRAEAGRSSDGDRF, from the exons gtttggaccAGAATTGCGGTGGGGAGTACGCATCGTTCGAAGACCTCATCGAGAGGTTCATCTCAGCGCTCAGGACCTGCGAGGTCAAGCCGTATGTGGTTCTGGATGGACCAGACCCCACAGACAGGAAGCTGGAAACGGTGACGATGAGAGCTGAGAATTTAATCCAGAGAGCCCACCAGGCAGCGGAGACCGGTAAGAGAAAGGGAATCCTCCCACAGATGGTCAAGATGGTCTTCAAACAGACTCTGATCCGACGGCGGGTTCCGGTGGCCCACTGCTTCGGGGAGGCTGACCAGGAGGTAGCTGCCCTCGCTGCTGAATGGAACTGCCCTGTGCTTTCCAACGATGGGGACTTCTTCATCTTTGACCTCCCTGCAGGGTTTCTGCCTATCACTCACTTCCGCTGGAAGGAGGTGAAGGCCGGCCCACGCAGCTACATTACCTGTAAGAGCTACACAACCTCTTGCTTCTGCAACGTCTTCCGGATCCAGCGCCAGCTCCTGCCCACCTTCGCTGCCTTGGCCGGTAATGACTACGTGAAGCTGAAGATGGTCAACTGGACTCAGTTTGCCCCAGCGGGAAGCAAGACCTCGTATCACCTGGAGGGGCTACTCTGCTGGCTGAGGGACTTCCAGCAGTCTGAGGACGCCGAGGAGGCGGCGCTGGGGCTGATGGGAGAGCTGGACAcgaagaggagagaagaggtCCGGAGAGGACTGTATGAGGGGATGAAGGAGTACAAACCTCATCAGAGTTGCCTAAAACAGTTCTTCGACCACAGGGTGCCACCCCTGTTCCAGGTAGTACAC CAGGGATCTGGTCTTGTTCCAGACTGGGCCGGTCTGGCTCTGACGCAGACCCGGCTCACCCCGAACATCTTGgacgtgctgctgctgcagaggatGTTCCTGGGCATCGCCGTGGAGCCCCGGGACTGGCCCAGCGTGTATGTGATCTCCAGGCCAATCCGGCAGATTATGTACGGGCTGCTGTTGGGCAGAGAGACGTCACTGCAGGTGACGGAGCGAGACCGGGTCGATTCGCAGCTGATATACGTACCGGTCCGACCAGCCTTTAGTGAAACCAGCAAGCGACTCAGACTTAGCTCGCTGCATGAG GCGGAGCTCTCTGAGCGTCTGCTGGTCCTACTGGAAACTCTGGGTGTGATTGAGGACTCTCTGAGCCTCCTTCCCACTCAGCTGAAGCTCCCGGTGGCCGTCACCTGCTTCTGGCTGCAGATGGCTGAGCCTCCTCCAGACCTGACCCTGCTGAAGGCGCTGCTGCTGGGAATGAGCATGGGA ctccttaGTGGTACCG CATCTCAGATGGGAAATCACTGCGGTGCAAAGAAGCTGGATGTGGGCGTGGTCTATGCCTTCAACCAATGGCAGGCGTGCCTGAAGGACAGCGTCCACCTCAACCAGCTGCTGGGCTTCCCTCTGCTGGAGCCGGAGATCGCACG GTTGTATCAGGGGACGACGGTCCACCAGCTGGTGGACAGGATGAGGAGCGGAGAGAGGCCGGAGGCCATCCTGATGAATGACAGGACCAGCGTAGAGCAGTACCAAAGTATGCTGTCTGTGGTCCAGTTACACACTCACAGAGCTCCGGCGGCCCGggagaaccagcagagagcggaaGCCGGCCGCTCCTCTGATGGAGACAGGTTCTGA